The genome window CGGCTGGGAGCGGATCTGCTCGCCCGGCTGCGGGAAGGCGCCGTCCGCGCGGTGCTGGGGATGCCGAGCGCACGCGTCGAACAGGTCGGCCGGGGCGATGTGCTGTCCCGGGTCGGCGACGACGTGGCCGTGCTGTCGAAGGGCATCCGGGCCGCCATCCCCACGGTGTTCTCCGCCGGTGTGCTGGTCGTCATCGCCACTGCGGGCATGTTCGGACTGGACTGGCGGCTCGGCCTGGCAGGCGCCGGCGCGCTGCCCGCGTACGCACTGGCCCTGCGGTGGTACCTGCCCCGGTCCGCGCCGCTCTACCGGAAGCAGCGGGCGGCCCAGGCCGACCGTGCGCAGGCGTTGATCAGTGGTCTGAACGGGATCGACACGGTCCGGGCGTACCGCATGGAGGACGCCGTCCGCGAGAAGGTCACCCGCGAGTCGTGGCGGGTGCGCGAGTACGGCGTCGACGTGTTCCGGTTCTTCGGACGGTTCGTCGGCAGGGAGAACCGCGCCGAGTTCATCGGGCTGACCCTGATCGTCGTGGTGGGGTACGCCCTGCTGGAGGCCGACGCCGCCAGCCTGGGCGAGGTGTCGGCGGCTCCGCTGATGTTCCACCGGCTGTTCACCCCGCTGGGCGCCATCATGTTCACCTTCGACGAGGCGCAGAAATCGGGCGCGAGCCTCACTCGGCTGGTCGGGGTGCTGGGGGAGCCCGCGGAGGACCGGCTGGTGGGAGACGTGTCCGTCCCGGCCGCGGACACCGGACCGTGTCCGGTGTCGGTGGAGGGCCTGACCTTCAGCTATCCCGACACCGACGAACCGGTCCTGCGGGATGTGAACCTGTCCATCCCGGCCGGTGGTTCGCTCGCCCTGGTGGGGGCGACGGGTGCGGGCAAGTCGACGCTGGCCGCGCTGATCGCCGGCACAGGGACCCCGCAGGCCGGGTCGGTGCGCATCGGGTCGCAGGACCTCGCCGGTCTGGACGAGGCGGGGGCGCGGGCCCTGGTGAGCATCCTGACGCAGGAGACGCACGTGTTCTCGGGCCCGCTCGCCGACGACCTGCGGCTCGCCGCGCCCGGGGCCGGCGATGCCGAGCTGATGGACGCCTTGCGCACGGTCGGCGCCGACGGGTGGGTCGAGCTGCTGCCCGACGGGCTGGACACGATGGTCGGCGAGGGCGGCGAGCGCCTGGACGTCACCAAGGTCGCCCAGATCGCCCTGGCCCGGCTGGTGTTGGGCCGCTCGCCGGTGGTGGTGCTCGACGAGTCGACCGCGGAGGCGGGCAGCGAGGGTGCCGCCGAGCTGGAGCGGGCCGTGCTGGCCGCGTGCTCGGGCCGGACCACGCTGTTCGTGGCGCACCGGCTGACCCAGGCCATGGCGGCGGACCGGATCGCCGTGCTGTCCGCGGGACGCGTGGTGGAGGAGGGAACGCACGGGGAGCTGGTGGCTCTGGGCGGCCAGTACGCGCGGCTGTGGCGCGCCTGGAGAGAGGGTAGTTAGGTGAACCTCAGTGAGGTTAGGCTAACCTTCATACCTCGGAAGGATGCTGAGTCTTCGATGATGGAACCGAGCGCCCCGCGCGTACTGCTCTCTCCCACCCGCCTGGCCGACGTGCGCCGTCGGACCGGCGACTACGGTGACCGGACCATCGCCGAAGCGTGTGCCATCGGGCTGTCGTACTGGGCGACCGGCACCGGCCCCGACGGCATGGACCTCACCCCCGGCACGCTCTTCGCCGACCTCCTCGAGTGGGTCGACAACGGCGGTGCCGGGAGCGGCGACTGGGAGGTCGGCGCGGACGGCCGGAGCATCACCGTCCCCGACGGCGTCGAGCGTGCCGACGCACAGCTCGCACTGGACGACCTGGCCGACTTCCCGGACCGGCCCATCGGCACCATCGGCCCGTCCGGCCCTGCGGCGAGGCTCGAAGCCCTGGCCGGGTGGAACGACACCCGGGCCGACCGTGTCCGCCCGACCATCATGGAGATGTTCCGCGAGCAGGCGCGCACCAGGCCGGACGCCGTCGCGATCGTCGATGGGCGCCGATCACTGACGTATCGCCAAGCGGCTGAATACTCCGGCCAGTTGGCCCATCATCTGATCGAACGCGGTCTCACCTCCGAGCAGGTCGTCGGGATCTCCCTCGCCCGCTCCGCCGACATGGTCATCGGGCTCCTCGCGGTGCTCCAGGCCAAGTGCGCGTTCGTGCCGCTCGATCCGCAGTGGCCCGCCGCGCGACGGGCCGTCGTCGTCGAGGACGCCCGGGTCGTGCTCCAGCTCAACGACTCGGGCGAGCACGGCGCGGGCGAACCGGACGCCGTGGCCGTCGACCTCGGAGACTGGGGGTTCGGCGCCCACCCCGCCGAGGCACCGGAGGCGATCGTCCCCGGCACGGCCCTGGCGTACGTGATCTTCACGTCCGGTTCGACCGGACGGCCCAAGGGCGCCATGATCCGGCACGAGGCGATCAGCGAGCGCCTGCTGTGGCAGGTCGACGAGATCCTGCGCTTCGGCCACGACGACGCGTCACTGTTCAAGGCGCCGTTGTCCTTCGACATCTCCATCAACGAGATCTTCCTGCCGCTGGTCTCCGGCGGCCGGCTGGTGATCCTGCGGCCCGGCGGTGAACGCGACCCGCACCATCTGCTGAGCGTCATCGCCGAGCAGCGCGTCACCTTCACCTACCTGGTGTCGTCCATGCTGGACGTGCTGCTGGAGATCGCGGGCGACTCCGGCCGCCTGGACAGCCTGCGGCACGTGTGGTGCGGCGGCGAGGTGCTGACACCGGAGCTGTACGAGCGGTTCCGCGCCCGGCTCGGCATCCCCCTGTACCACGGCTACGGCCCGGCCGAGACGACCATCGGTGTCTCCCACGTCATCTACCGGGGTGCGGCCGAACGCCTGTCGACATCGATCGGCAGGGCCAACCCCAACACCCAGCTGTACGTGCTGGACGACGAGCTGCGCCCGGTCCCGGTCGGGGTCGGCGGCGAGCTGTACGCGGGAGGGCTCCTCCTGGGGCGCGGATACGTCAACGCGCCCGGCCTGACGGCGTCCCGGTTCGTGGCGAACCCCTTCGCCGAGGACGGGTCCCGGCTGTACCGGACCGGTGACCTGGCGCGGTTCGCCCCCGACGGGTCGCTGGACTTCCTCGGCCGCGCCGACAACCAGATCAAGATCCGCGGCATGCGGCTGGAGATCGAGGACGTCGAGGTCGGCCTCGCGGAACACCCCGGGGTACGCCACACCTGCGTGGTCGCGAAGAAGAACGCCGCGGGCGGCACCTACCTGGTGGGGTACGTGATCCCGGCCGCCGGCCACGAGGAGCTGCGGGCGGACGAGGTCAAGGAGTGGGCCGCCCGGCACATGGTGGAGTACATGGTGCCCGCCCATCTCGTCGTGATGAAGGAGTTCCCGCTCACCGCGAACGGCAAGCTCGACCGGGGCGCCCTGCCGGAGCCCGCGATCGGCACGGGCCCCGTGGTGGCGCCCGCCACCGACAACGAACGGGCGGTGTGCGCGGCCGTCGCGTCGGTGCTGCGTCTGGAGAGGGCCGGTGTCGACCAGGACTTCTTCCAGCTCGGCGGAGACAGCATTCTGGCGATCTCACTGCTGAGCGCGCTGCGGGACGACGGCCTCTACGTCACCGCACGGCAGATCTTCACCCACAGCGTTCTCGGCGCACTGGCCGCGGTGGCGAGCCGCGAGGACGTCTCCACCGTGGACCACGGCGATGTCGCGACCGGTTCCGTCGTGGGATCGCCCATCGTGCAGTGGCTCGGCCGGGCCACGGACGCGATCGACGGCTTCGTGCAGTCGGTCGTACTGAACACGCCGGCGGAGCTGACCGCCGACGCCCTCGACGAGATCCTCGCCGCCGTGCTCGGACGGCACGACATGCTGCGCGCCAGGCTGGTGCGCGGCGACCGCTGGGGCTTCGACATCCCCGAGGCCGACCGGGCCGTCGTGGGGTGGCAGGAGAGCGACCGCCCGTTGGAGGAGTGTGTCGCGCTCGCCACCGACGGGCTCGACCCGGCGGGCGGTGTGATGCTGCGCGCCGTGTGGCGCCGCGAGGCGCGGCAACTGGTCCTGGTCGCCCACCACGTCGTGATCGACGGCGTGTCCTGGCGGATCCTGATGGACGACCTGGCCACGGCATGGCGCCGGTTCGCCTCGGGCACGCCGATCGAACTGCCCCCCGTGGGCACGTCGTTCCGGCGCTGGACGCAGCTGCTGGAGCGGGCGGCATTCGATACGGACCGTACCCACTTCCAGCGCCCCCTGCCGGGTGCCGACGCACCACTGGGCAGACGTACGCGGACCGAGGCCGACACCGTCGCCCGGGAGCGGACACGGACCTTCTCCGTCGGGCCCGAGGACACGGCCGCGCTGCTGGGCGAGATCCCCGCGAGGTTCCACGCGGGCGTCAACGACGTACTGCTGACCGCGCTCGCCGTCACCCTCGCCCGGTGGCGCCGCGACCGCGGGCAGGACCAGACGTTCGCCCACATCGAACTGGAGGGACACGGCCGCGAGAGCCGTTACGTGGCGGACGCGGCCGGCTTCGAGCCGGAACTGTCGCGGACCGTGGGCTGGTTCACCACCCTGTTCCCGGTGACCGTGGACCCCGGCGCGACAGCCGACTTCACCGCACCCGCGTACCTGGCCGCCGCCCTCAAGGCGGTCAAGGAGGATCTCGCCGCGGTGCCCGGCAACGGCGTCTCCTACGGTGCCCTGCGCTACCTGACCGACACCGGGCTGACCACGCCCGCACCGCAGGTGCTGTTCAACTACCTGGGCCGCTTCGACGCCGGCGCCGCCGGGGACTGGCAGCTCGCGGGCACCACGGGGCAGTTGGGCGAGAAGCGGGACCCCAGGATGCGCATGCCGCGCGCCCTGGAGTTCAACGCCATCGCCGAACCCGACGCGAGCGGCGCGTACGAGCTGGTCACCACCCTCTCCTGGCCCGAGGGGATGTTCACCGACGAGGACATCACCACCCTCGGCGAGTACTTCCGGGCCGCCCTGTCCGCCCTCGCCGCACTCGAAGGAGGCGGCCACTCTCCCAGCGACTTCCCTCTGGTACGGCTCACCCAGGCCGACGTCGACGACCTGGACGGCCCGGCGCTGCGGGACATCCTGCCGCTGACCCCCTTGCAGGAGGGCCTGTACTTCCACTCGGTCTTCGACGACGACGCGACCGGCAGCTACGTCGAGCAGCAGCTGCTGACGCTGGACGGCGACATCGACGCCGACCGGCTCGCGGCGGCGGCCACCCGGCTGCTCACGCTGTACCCCAATCTGGCCGCCCGGTTCACGGCCCTCGCAGACGGCCGGGTCGTCTCCGTCGTCGAGGGCGGCGCGGAGGCGCCCTTCACCACGCTGGACCGCCCCTCCCTCACCGACGACGAGATCCGCGACCACGCCGAGCGGGACCGCCGTGCCGGTTTCGACCTGGCCACCGGGCCGCTGATGCGCTACACGCTCATCCGGGCCGGCTCCGGCCGCACCGTCCTGGTGCAGACCGTGCACCAC of Streptomyces sp. NBC_01363 contains these proteins:
- a CDS encoding ABC transporter ATP-binding protein gives rise to the protein MSVTDTPVAPATLRTATGGEAAGWVATHCRRAPWLTASTLLTTVAGAALQVLPVLLLGQVVDGVVGGESRSVLVGVGVLMVAAALLGAVATAVSTCLIGRLGADLLARLREGAVRAVLGMPSARVEQVGRGDVLSRVGDDVAVLSKGIRAAIPTVFSAGVLVVIATAGMFGLDWRLGLAGAGALPAYALALRWYLPRSAPLYRKQRAAQADRAQALISGLNGIDTVRAYRMEDAVREKVTRESWRVREYGVDVFRFFGRFVGRENRAEFIGLTLIVVVGYALLEADAASLGEVSAAPLMFHRLFTPLGAIMFTFDEAQKSGASLTRLVGVLGEPAEDRLVGDVSVPAADTGPCPVSVEGLTFSYPDTDEPVLRDVNLSIPAGGSLALVGATGAGKSTLAALIAGTGTPQAGSVRIGSQDLAGLDEAGARALVSILTQETHVFSGPLADDLRLAAPGAGDAELMDALRTVGADGWVELLPDGLDTMVGEGGERLDVTKVAQIALARLVLGRSPVVVLDESTAEAGSEGAAELERAVLAACSGRTTLFVAHRLTQAMAADRIAVLSAGRVVEEGTHGELVALGGQYARLWRAWREGS